Proteins from a single region of Elusimicrobiota bacterium:
- a CDS encoding aminotransferase class III-fold pyridoxal phosphate-dependent enzyme, producing MIKTLKLSLVDLLGREYMEGVIEAASIFSLKDKSAASKIANEKVEFYPESFSNKVESFIEKIGLELIPPVKTGQEGACTSSFKKASNLNASPVSGLGYLRLGEDGKVYLAAKSEHYHAPLGHSFPGYKLLDNARSLGITNATHNNTRGYITRLLEAELIRTINGLALSDKEGLCNVISSEAPHVLNRVINLETGSLAVEAGVKMMLAKFYKAEKTSKEPEYTGKVPVFFVMGDKEGGRMANYHGTTVITQMMRDLWPEIYAKVSSAGIMEICPVAINDLEDFKNKFAKYNQGKYKAAGFLHEIIIMNYGGMRLKEEYLKQAYEICHAGDTPVLVDEIQSCMWYPGMYLFRLYGLNPDFVAVGKGFPGGQYAASRIITTAGMDNLSQFGALVTNGQEELASLAYLITMAFAQENSAHIGEIGKYYENKVKETVKEFPAFVDCVEGQELLISIYFKTEVQAIRFTELLNAQCIDISAHTYKAKCPPAALTKLPIIASKKMTDFLIAKMRAALIKMNGEKKC from the coding sequence ATGATTAAAACATTGAAACTGTCACTGGTAGATTTATTAGGCAGGGAATATATGGAAGGTGTTATTGAAGCGGCATCCATATTTTCGTTAAAGGATAAATCCGCCGCTTCCAAGATTGCAAATGAAAAAGTGGAATTTTATCCTGAAAGTTTCAGCAATAAAGTGGAAAGCTTTATTGAAAAGATTGGTTTAGAACTTATCCCGCCGGTTAAAACAGGGCAGGAAGGCGCTTGCACTTCTTCTTTTAAAAAAGCTTCTAACTTAAATGCGAGCCCGGTATCGGGCTTGGGATATTTAAGATTGGGCGAGGACGGGAAAGTATACTTAGCGGCAAAGAGTGAGCATTACCACGCGCCTTTAGGCCATTCGTTCCCCGGCTATAAACTTCTTGATAATGCCCGGTCTCTTGGTATTACAAACGCCACGCACAACAATACAAGAGGTTATATCACGCGTTTGCTTGAAGCTGAACTAATACGCACGATAAACGGGCTTGCTCTTTCCGACAAAGAGGGGCTTTGCAATGTTATTTCTTCGGAAGCTCCCCATGTTTTAAACAGAGTCATTAATCTTGAAACAGGGTCTCTGGCTGTAGAGGCGGGTGTTAAAATGATGCTTGCCAAATTCTATAAAGCAGAAAAAACTTCTAAGGAACCTGAATATACCGGTAAAGTTCCTGTTTTCTTCGTGATGGGAGATAAGGAAGGCGGAAGGATGGCAAACTATCACGGAACCACGGTCATTACCCAGATGATGCGGGATTTATGGCCTGAAATTTACGCGAAAGTTTCCAGCGCCGGCATAATGGAAATATGCCCGGTAGCAATAAATGACCTAGAGGATTTTAAAAATAAGTTTGCGAAGTATAATCAGGGAAAGTATAAAGCCGCGGGGTTCCTGCATGAAATTATTATAATGAACTATGGTGGAATGCGGCTTAAGGAAGAATATTTAAAACAGGCTTATGAAATTTGCCATGCTGGAGACACGCCCGTGCTGGTGGATGAAATTCAGTCTTGTATGTGGTATCCCGGAATGTATCTCTTCAGATTGTACGGGCTTAACCCGGATTTCGTTGCAGTTGGGAAAGGATTCCCGGGGGGGCAGTACGCTGCATCAAGGATTATCACAACCGCAGGTATGGATAACCTCAGCCAGTTTGGTGCGCTTGTTACCAATGGGCAGGAGGAATTAGCGTCCCTGGCTTACCTCATAACGATGGCTTTTGCCCAGGAAAACAGCGCGCATATCGGAGAGATAGGAAAGTATTATGAGAATAAAGTTAAAGAGACCGTAAAAGAGTTCCCGGCTTTTGTGGATTGTGTGGAAGGGCAGGAACTTTTAATTTCAATATATTTTAAAACTGAGGTCCAGGCAATAAGGTTCACGGAGCTGCTTAATGCGCAATGCATTGATATCAGCGCTCATACCTACAAGGCAAAATGTCCGCCTGCGGCTTTGACA